A single region of the Cronobacter condimenti 1330 genome encodes:
- a CDS encoding PadR family transcriptional regulator: MRSDDHHASSPRREGRHGPDGHRRPRFFGNGELRLVMLDILCGGASHGYELIKAIETLTAGHYAPSPGVVYPTLDALEAQGFIAQHEEDTGRKKIAITDAGRAWLEENRETLTHIHARMRARAIGHQLRKDPQMKRALDNMKAVLDLKVNQAQISPETLKQIIGIIDQAALDISQLD, encoded by the coding sequence ATGCGTTCTGACGACCACCACGCTTCATCCCCCCGCCGTGAAGGCCGCCACGGGCCAGACGGCCACCGCCGCCCGCGCTTTTTCGGCAATGGCGAACTGCGCCTGGTGATGCTGGATATCCTCTGCGGCGGCGCGAGCCACGGCTATGAGCTCATCAAAGCCATCGAAACGCTCACCGCGGGCCACTATGCGCCAAGCCCTGGCGTGGTCTACCCGACGCTCGACGCGCTGGAGGCGCAAGGGTTTATCGCGCAGCATGAAGAGGACACTGGCCGCAAGAAGATTGCTATTACTGACGCGGGCCGCGCCTGGCTTGAAGAAAACCGCGAGACGCTGACGCATATTCATGCGCGAATGCGGGCGCGCGCTATCGGGCATCAGCTGCGTAAAGATCCGCAGATGAAACGGGCGCTCGACAATATGAAAGCGGTGCTGGATTTAAAAGTGAATCAGGCGCAAATCAGCCCGGAGACGTTAAAGCAGATTATCGGGATCATCGATCAGGCCGCGCTGGATATTTCCCAGCTCGACTAA
- a CDS encoding methyl-accepting chemotaxis protein, whose translation MSSQPFVTQRDVALDNDTTLMSTTDLQSYITHANDAFVEVSGYTLQELTGSPHNMVRHPDMPKAAFADMWYTLKQGEPWTGIVKNRCKNGDHYWVRANVAPMVRDGNITGFMSIRTKASAQEIAAVEPLYQALREGRKPRRLFKGLVLRNGWWGKLPALPLRWRLRGVLAALFVAWTAVMACTGAPLLAPVITAAVMLLLGGAALEWQIVRPVENVARQALRIATGESQSVAHIHRVDEVGVTLRAIGQLGLMCRWLMNDVSGQVSSVRRGSETLARGNDDLNERTRQTVANVQQTVTTMNQMAASVQNNSATAAAADKLSSEASDAARLGGQTMETVVNTMDEIADSTQRIGSITALINDIAFQTNILALNAAVEAARAGEQGKGFAVVAGEVRHLANRSASAANDIRKLIDASASKVESGTVQVHEAGRTMQDIVNQVENVTRLIGQISQATTEQADGLSDLTRAVAELDAITRKNAALVEESAQVSSMVKHRAGRLQDAVTVLH comes from the coding sequence ATGTCTTCTCAGCCGTTCGTTACGCAGCGCGACGTTGCGCTCGATAACGACACCACGCTTATGTCTACCACCGATCTGCAAAGTTATATCACCCACGCCAATGACGCCTTCGTCGAGGTCAGCGGATATACGCTTCAGGAGCTCACCGGCAGCCCGCACAATATGGTGCGTCATCCGGATATGCCAAAAGCCGCTTTTGCTGATATGTGGTACACGCTAAAGCAGGGCGAGCCCTGGACCGGCATCGTGAAAAACCGCTGTAAAAACGGCGATCACTACTGGGTGCGTGCAAACGTCGCCCCGATGGTGCGCGATGGCAACATCACCGGCTTTATGTCCATTCGCACGAAAGCCAGCGCGCAGGAAATCGCTGCGGTAGAGCCGCTTTATCAGGCGCTGCGCGAAGGGCGCAAACCGCGCCGTCTCTTTAAAGGCCTGGTCCTGCGAAACGGCTGGTGGGGTAAACTGCCCGCGCTGCCGCTGCGCTGGCGTCTGCGCGGCGTGCTGGCCGCCCTGTTTGTCGCCTGGACCGCAGTGATGGCGTGTACCGGCGCGCCGCTGCTGGCGCCCGTTATCACGGCGGCAGTAATGCTGCTGCTGGGCGGCGCAGCGCTGGAGTGGCAGATTGTTCGCCCGGTAGAAAATGTGGCGCGGCAGGCGCTGCGTATCGCCACCGGCGAATCGCAAAGCGTGGCGCATATTCATCGCGTGGATGAAGTCGGCGTGACGCTGCGCGCAATCGGGCAGCTCGGCCTGATGTGCCGTTGGCTGATGAATGATGTGTCAGGGCAGGTGAGCAGTGTCCGTCGCGGCAGCGAAACGCTGGCGCGCGGGAATGATGATTTGAACGAACGCACCCGCCAGACGGTCGCGAATGTTCAGCAAACTGTCACGACCATGAACCAGATGGCGGCGTCGGTGCAGAACAATTCGGCCACCGCTGCGGCGGCAGACAAACTGTCCAGCGAGGCGAGCGACGCGGCGCGCCTTGGCGGGCAGACGATGGAAACCGTGGTCAACACCATGGATGAGATTGCCGACAGCACCCAGCGCATCGGCTCCATTACCGCGCTGATTAATGACATCGCCTTCCAGACCAATATCCTGGCGCTCAATGCCGCGGTAGAGGCGGCGCGGGCGGGCGAGCAGGGCAAAGGCTTTGCGGTCGTGGCTGGTGAAGTACGCCATCTGGCGAACCGTAGCGCCAGCGCTGCTAACGATATCCGCAAGCTTATTGATGCCAGCGCCAGTAAGGTGGAATCTGGCACGGTGCAGGTGCATGAAGCGGGCCGCACCATGCAGGATATCGTCAACCAGGTGGAGAACGTCACTCGCCTCATTGGCCAGATAAGCCAGGCGACCACAGAACAGGCCGACGGGCTTTCCGATCTCACCCGGGCGGTGGCGGAGCTGGACGCCATCACCCGCAAAAATGCGGCGCTGGTGGAAGAGAGCGCCCAGGTGTCATCGATGGTGAAACACCGCGCCGGGCGTCTGCAAGACGCCGTCACGGTCCTGCATTAA
- a CDS encoding diguanylate cyclase produces the protein MDLEQIDSSLKALNQALKLHYEWTGKFLELALLGSSPDNAFIHPQSHRYCRFCQWMTARDNIPPRHAHFIENISDTHLHMHGKARTLIEAIADNQVNATALYAYHAAQQQFVASIDDYRQQLLSLRNLHDALTGLPLRHLLYEDFAYLHASAHKETLWLLISDIDRFKKVNDTYGHNAGDDVLRQVAQRLKTEARHHERVYRFGGEEFVALLESHTPEAARDAALRLCGSLGRTPLLLGGDTLHVTATGGLTRVLAHETLHEAIGRADKAMYFGKNSGRARCILAHSDSALETLG, from the coding sequence ATGGATTTAGAACAGATCGATTCATCATTAAAAGCGCTAAACCAGGCGCTTAAATTACATTATGAATGGACCGGCAAATTTTTAGAGCTGGCATTATTAGGCTCGTCTCCCGATAACGCGTTTATTCATCCGCAGTCGCATCGTTATTGTCGTTTTTGCCAGTGGATGACCGCGCGCGATAATATCCCGCCTCGCCACGCACATTTCATAGAAAATATTAGCGACACGCATCTTCATATGCATGGTAAAGCGCGCACGCTGATTGAGGCGATAGCGGATAACCAGGTCAATGCTACTGCGTTATATGCTTACCACGCGGCCCAGCAACAGTTTGTGGCGAGCATTGACGATTACCGCCAGCAGTTACTCTCGCTGCGTAACCTGCATGACGCGCTCACTGGCCTGCCGCTGCGCCATCTGCTGTATGAAGACTTCGCCTACCTGCACGCCAGCGCGCACAAAGAAACGCTGTGGCTGCTGATTAGCGATATCGATCGCTTTAAAAAGGTCAATGATACCTACGGGCACAACGCCGGTGATGATGTGCTGCGCCAGGTAGCGCAGCGCCTGAAAACCGAAGCGCGACACCATGAGCGCGTGTATCGCTTTGGCGGCGAAGAGTTTGTCGCGCTGCTGGAATCCCATACGCCGGAAGCGGCACGGGATGCGGCATTGCGCCTTTGCGGCAGTCTGGGGCGCACCCCGCTTCTGCTCGGCGGCGACACCCTTCACGTGACGGCGACGGGCGGCCTTACGCGCGTACTCGCGCATGAAACGCTGCATGAGGCGATCGGCCGGGCGGATAAAGCGATGTATTTTGGTAAAAATAGCGGGCGCGCCCGCTGCATTCTTGCCCACAGTGACAGTGCACTGGAGACGCTCGGTTAA
- a CDS encoding siderophore-interacting protein: MMNQTTHFPQRVRNALRFREITVLRNERVSGFQRVVFGGDSLAGFTSCGFDDHIKVFFPQEGVPFVAPEVTDEGIVWASDVRPPSRDYTPLFDEARQELTIDFYVHDAGVASDWAVAAKPGDTLCIGGPRGSLVVPEDYAWQLYVCDESGMPALRRRLEALRAQAKPVQVEAIVTVADESLKGYLSHLSEFAIHWVVGHDVRAIEEKLATLTVPEDDYYLWITGEGKVVKHVSEPFEGRVNAQLMRAAAYWHSK, translated from the coding sequence ATGATGAATCAGACAACTCATTTTCCGCAGCGCGTGCGTAACGCGCTGCGTTTTCGCGAAATCACGGTGCTGCGCAATGAACGCGTCAGCGGGTTTCAGCGTGTCGTGTTCGGCGGCGACTCACTGGCCGGTTTCACCTCATGCGGCTTTGATGACCATATCAAAGTGTTCTTCCCGCAGGAGGGCGTCCCGTTCGTCGCGCCTGAAGTGACAGACGAAGGCATTGTCTGGGCAAGCGATGTGCGTCCGCCGTCACGCGATTACACGCCGCTCTTTGATGAGGCGCGCCAGGAACTGACTATCGATTTTTACGTGCATGACGCGGGTGTCGCGAGCGACTGGGCGGTCGCGGCAAAACCGGGCGATACGCTTTGTATCGGCGGGCCGCGCGGCTCGCTGGTTGTGCCAGAAGATTACGCCTGGCAGCTTTATGTGTGCGATGAGTCCGGTATGCCCGCACTGCGTCGACGCCTTGAGGCGCTGCGCGCGCAGGCGAAACCGGTGCAGGTTGAGGCTATCGTGACGGTGGCTGATGAATCCCTGAAGGGTTATCTGTCGCACCTCAGTGAGTTCGCTATCCACTGGGTGGTCGGTCACGACGTGCGGGCAATAGAAGAAAAACTGGCGACGCTGACCGTCCCAGAGGATGACTATTACCTCTGGATAACCGGTGAAGGTAAGGTCGTCAAACACGTCAGTGAACCGTTTGAAGGCCGCGTCAACGCGCAGTTGATGCGTGCGGCGGCGTACTGGCACAGCAAATAA
- the ygjG gene encoding putrescine aminotransferase has protein sequence MNRLPNSASALACTAHALNLIEKRTLTHEEMKALNREVHDYFQQHVNPGFLEYRKSVTAGGDYGAVEWQAGGLNTLVDTQGQEFLDCLGGFGIFNVGHRNPVVVSAVENQLAKQPLHSQELLDPLRAMLAKTLAALTPGKLKYSFFCNSGTESVEAALKLAKAYQSPRGKFTFVAASGAFHGKSLGALSATAKAAFRKPFMPLLPGFRHVPFGNIEALRELLSECKKTGDDVAAVILEPIQGEGGVILPPPGYLPAVRKLCDEYGALLILDEVQTGMGRTGKMFACEHENVQPDILCLAKALGGGVMPIGATVATEEVFSVLFDNPFLHTTTFGGNPLACAAALATIHVLLEENLPAQAEQKGDMLLDGFRQLAREYPQLVQEARGKGMLMAIEFTDNETGYRFASEMFRQHVLVAGTLNNAKTIRIEPPLTLTIEQCEQVIAAARTALETLSTTRSDAVIAAES, from the coding sequence TTGAACAGGTTACCTAACAGCGCCTCGGCTCTTGCCTGTACCGCGCACGCACTGAATCTCATCGAAAAGCGAACGCTGACGCATGAGGAGATGAAAGCACTTAACCGGGAGGTTCACGATTATTTCCAGCAGCATGTTAATCCAGGGTTCTTAGAGTACCGAAAATCAGTGACCGCTGGCGGGGATTACGGAGCCGTAGAGTGGCAGGCGGGAGGACTTAATACGCTTGTCGACACCCAGGGGCAGGAGTTCCTTGATTGCCTGGGTGGGTTTGGCATTTTTAACGTGGGGCACCGTAATCCAGTTGTTGTATCCGCCGTAGAAAATCAGCTTGCGAAGCAGCCGCTGCACAGTCAGGAACTGCTCGACCCGCTAAGAGCCATGCTCGCCAAAACCCTCGCCGCGCTGACGCCCGGCAAACTCAAATACAGCTTCTTTTGCAATAGTGGAACGGAATCGGTCGAGGCGGCGCTGAAGCTTGCTAAAGCGTATCAGTCGCCACGCGGCAAATTCACCTTCGTGGCCGCAAGCGGCGCGTTCCACGGGAAATCGCTCGGTGCGCTTTCTGCCACCGCCAAAGCCGCGTTTCGTAAACCGTTTATGCCCCTGCTGCCAGGCTTTCGCCACGTGCCGTTTGGCAATATTGAGGCGCTGCGCGAACTACTCAGCGAGTGCAAAAAAACGGGGGATGATGTCGCCGCGGTGATCCTTGAGCCGATACAGGGCGAAGGCGGCGTGATCCTGCCGCCGCCGGGCTATCTGCCGGCGGTACGTAAACTCTGCGATGAATACGGCGCGCTGCTTATTCTCGACGAAGTGCAGACCGGCATGGGCCGCACCGGCAAGATGTTTGCCTGCGAGCATGAGAACGTGCAGCCGGACATTCTGTGCCTTGCCAAAGCGCTGGGCGGCGGCGTGATGCCAATCGGTGCCACGGTCGCGACGGAAGAGGTGTTCTCGGTGCTGTTTGACAACCCGTTCCTGCACACCACAACGTTTGGCGGCAACCCGCTCGCCTGCGCGGCGGCGCTTGCTACCATTCATGTGCTGCTGGAAGAGAATCTGCCGGCCCAGGCGGAGCAGAAAGGCGACATGCTGCTGGATGGCTTCCGCCAGCTGGCGCGCGAGTACCCGCAACTGGTGCAGGAGGCCCGCGGCAAAGGCATGTTGATGGCTATCGAGTTTACCGATAACGAAACCGGCTACCGTTTCGCGAGTGAAATGTTCCGCCAGCACGTGCTGGTGGCAGGGACGCTCAATAATGCGAAAACCATCCGCATTGAGCCACCGCTGACGCTGACCATCGAACAGTGCGAACAGGTGATCGCTGCCGCCCGTACGGCACTGGAGACGCTCAGCACTACCCGCAGTGACGCGGTGATTGCCGCCGAAAGCTAA
- a CDS encoding methyl-accepting chemotaxis protein, translated as MSIRDIKIRTKLIFAFAFFIVLLLISASLSLGSLSQANNNIQQIVIKDYPTTVKANQLIENFQSFVSTQQLMLLDQDQRWTQQSQAQLSAISGRISALLADLDKTLTDDASRQALAQIAEVRKQYLASRFRILDAVKRNDRNAAMEEMMSTTLQLQAEYTARVQALIKIQDSHMREAGETVANDYSSSRALMIGLTLLCVMLGSLMGWLIVRAITRPLGQAVAFAEAIAEGDLTRSVTVNGRDETGVLLHALMDMKQRLQAIVREVQYSAESISSAASQIVAGNQDLAARTEEQASSVEQTAASMEQITSTVKNTADNTSEATRLSSDAASVVKSNGEMMRQVTDKMRLIRGTSDRMSDIINLIDAIAFQTNILALNAAVEAARAGEHGRGFAVVAGEVRQLAQKSASSASEIRALIEDSTGQTREGMELVEKASGLLNGMVTNVDEMDTILREIAQASREQTDGISQINSAIGMIDTTTQQNSALVEESVAAASSLNDQAHSLKALVKVFRLSA; from the coding sequence ATGTCCATCCGCGATATAAAAATCCGCACAAAACTTATTTTCGCTTTTGCTTTCTTTATTGTTCTTCTACTCATCAGCGCCAGTTTATCGCTCGGCAGTCTTAGCCAGGCGAATAATAATATTCAGCAGATTGTGATAAAGGACTATCCCACTACCGTTAAAGCTAATCAGCTTATTGAGAATTTCCAGAGCTTCGTCAGTACCCAGCAATTAATGTTGCTGGATCAAGACCAGCGCTGGACGCAACAGTCGCAGGCGCAGCTTAGCGCCATCAGCGGGCGCATCAGCGCGCTGCTCGCGGATCTGGATAAAACGCTGACCGACGACGCTTCGCGTCAGGCGCTGGCGCAGATTGCCGAGGTGCGTAAGCAGTATCTGGCCTCGCGGTTTCGTATTCTCGATGCGGTGAAACGCAATGACCGTAATGCGGCGATGGAGGAGATGATGTCTACCACGCTGCAATTGCAGGCGGAATATACCGCGCGCGTACAGGCGCTGATTAAAATTCAGGACAGCCACATGCGCGAGGCGGGTGAAACGGTGGCGAACGATTACAGCAGCAGCCGTGCGCTGATGATTGGACTGACGCTGCTTTGCGTGATGCTCGGCTCGCTGATGGGCTGGCTTATCGTGCGCGCGATTACGCGCCCGCTCGGCCAGGCGGTGGCGTTTGCCGAGGCGATTGCCGAAGGCGATCTGACCCGTTCCGTGACGGTGAACGGGCGTGATGAAACCGGCGTGCTGCTGCATGCGTTAATGGATATGAAGCAGCGTCTGCAGGCAATTGTGCGGGAGGTGCAGTACAGCGCTGAAAGTATCTCCAGCGCCGCGTCGCAGATTGTGGCGGGTAACCAGGATCTGGCAGCGCGCACCGAAGAGCAGGCAAGCTCCGTGGAACAGACTGCGGCTTCGATGGAGCAGATCACGTCAACTGTGAAAAACACCGCTGACAACACCAGCGAAGCGACGCGGCTCTCTTCCGACGCGGCGAGCGTGGTGAAAAGCAACGGCGAGATGATGCGCCAGGTGACGGACAAAATGCGCCTCATCCGCGGCACGTCCGATCGCATGTCAGACATCATCAACCTGATCGACGCCATCGCCTTCCAGACCAATATTCTGGCGCTGAACGCCGCCGTGGAAGCGGCGCGTGCGGGCGAGCACGGGCGCGGGTTTGCGGTCGTGGCGGGTGAAGTGCGTCAGCTTGCGCAGAAGAGCGCTTCGTCGGCAAGTGAGATCCGCGCGCTGATTGAGGACTCGACCGGCCAGACGCGCGAAGGGATGGAGCTTGTTGAGAAAGCGAGCGGCCTTCTGAACGGTATGGTGACCAACGTCGACGAAATGGACACGATCCTGCGGGAAATCGCACAGGCAAGTCGTGAACAGACTGATGGCATTTCGCAGATTAACAGCGCTATCGGCATGATTGACACCACCACGCAGCAAAACTCTGCGCTGGTGGAGGAGTCGGTCGCGGCGGCTTCTTCACTGAACGACCAGGCGCATAGTTTAAAAGCGCTGGTAAAAGTGTTCCGCCTCAGCGCCTGA
- a CDS encoding YgiQ family radical SAM protein — MSSLSLIQPDRDLFSWPQYWAACFGPAPYLPMSREEMDQLGWDSCDIILVTGDAYVDHPSFGMAICGRMLEAQGFRVGIIAQPDWNTKEDFMRLGKPNLFFGVTAGNMDSMINRYTADRKLRHDDAYTPDNEAGKRPDRATLVYTQRCKEAWKDVPVILGGIEASLRRTAHYDYWSDTVRRSVLVDSKADMLIFGNGERPLVEVAHRLAAGEPISTIREVRNTVIMLKEALPGWSGVDSTRLDTPGRIDPIPHPYGEDLPCAEGNKPEKPAAKAVTVQPPRPKPWEKTYVLLPSYEKVKGDKVLYAHASRILHHETNPGCARALMQKHGDRFIWINPPAIPLSTEEMDSVFALPYQRVPHPAYGKKRIPAYEMIRFSVNIMRGCFGGCSFCSITEHEGRIIQSRSEDSIINEIEAIRDSVPGFTGVISDLGGPTANMYMLRCTSPRAEQTCRRLSCVYPDICPHMDTDHTPTINLYRRARDLSGIKKILIASGVRYDLAVEDPRYIKELATHHVGGYLKIAPEHTEEGPLSKMMKPGMGSYDRFKELFDTYSKQAGKEQYLIPYFISAHPGTRDEDMVNLALWLKQRRFRLDQVQNFYPSPLANSTTMYYTGKNPLGKIGYKSEDVVVPKGDRQRRLHKALLRYHDPANWPLIREALEAMGKKHLIGSRRDCLVPAPTLEEMRAAKRQYRKTQPALTRHTPVSHQRQTLPKTRKTAR; from the coding sequence ATGAGTTCCCTGAGCCTGATCCAGCCGGATCGCGATCTGTTCTCCTGGCCCCAGTACTGGGCCGCCTGTTTTGGGCCTGCGCCCTATTTACCCATGTCGCGCGAGGAGATGGACCAGCTCGGCTGGGACAGCTGCGATATTATTCTCGTCACCGGCGACGCCTATGTTGATCATCCGAGCTTCGGTATGGCCATTTGTGGCCGTATGCTTGAGGCGCAGGGATTTCGTGTGGGGATCATTGCCCAGCCGGACTGGAATACCAAAGAGGATTTCATGCGGCTTGGCAAGCCGAATCTGTTTTTCGGCGTGACGGCCGGCAATATGGATTCGATGATCAACCGCTACACGGCCGATCGTAAACTGCGTCACGACGACGCCTACACGCCGGATAACGAAGCCGGGAAGCGCCCGGATCGTGCGACGCTCGTTTATACCCAGCGCTGTAAAGAGGCGTGGAAAGACGTGCCGGTAATTTTAGGCGGTATTGAAGCAAGCCTGCGACGCACCGCGCATTACGATTACTGGTCTGATACCGTGCGCCGTTCGGTGCTGGTGGATTCCAAAGCCGATATGCTGATTTTCGGCAACGGCGAGCGTCCGCTGGTGGAAGTGGCGCATCGTCTGGCGGCGGGCGAGCCGATAAGCACTATCCGTGAGGTGCGCAACACGGTCATTATGCTTAAAGAGGCGCTGCCGGGCTGGTCTGGCGTCGACTCTACGCGTCTCGACACGCCGGGGCGCATCGATCCTATTCCGCATCCTTATGGCGAGGATCTGCCCTGTGCCGAGGGCAATAAGCCGGAAAAACCGGCGGCGAAAGCCGTTACCGTGCAGCCGCCGCGCCCGAAGCCGTGGGAAAAAACCTACGTGCTGCTGCCGTCGTATGAAAAAGTGAAAGGCGACAAAGTGCTCTACGCGCACGCCTCGCGCATTCTGCATCACGAAACGAATCCCGGCTGTGCCCGCGCGCTGATGCAAAAGCATGGCGATCGCTTTATCTGGATAAACCCACCTGCGATCCCGTTATCAACGGAAGAGATGGACAGCGTATTTGCGCTGCCGTACCAGCGCGTGCCGCACCCGGCGTACGGTAAAAAGCGTATTCCGGCGTATGAAATGATCCGCTTCTCAGTGAATATCATGCGCGGCTGCTTTGGCGGCTGTTCGTTCTGTTCCATTACCGAGCACGAAGGGCGCATCATTCAGAGCCGCTCGGAAGACTCCATCATTAATGAGATAGAGGCTATCCGTGATTCGGTGCCAGGGTTTACCGGTGTCATTTCCGATCTCGGCGGGCCGACCGCCAACATGTATATGCTGCGCTGCACCTCGCCGCGCGCCGAACAGACCTGCCGCCGCCTCTCCTGCGTCTACCCGGATATCTGCCCGCATATGGATACCGATCACACGCCGACGATCAATCTCTACCGCCGCGCCCGCGATCTCAGTGGCATCAAGAAGATCCTGATCGCCTCCGGTGTGCGTTACGATCTCGCCGTGGAAGATCCACGTTATATCAAAGAGCTGGCGACCCATCACGTTGGGGGTTACCTGAAGATAGCGCCGGAGCATACCGAAGAAGGGCCGCTGTCGAAAATGATGAAGCCGGGCATGGGCAGCTATGACCGCTTTAAAGAACTGTTCGATACGTATTCAAAGCAGGCGGGGAAAGAGCAGTATCTGATCCCGTATTTCATCTCCGCGCACCCCGGCACGCGCGATGAAGATATGGTGAATCTGGCGTTATGGCTCAAGCAGCGCCGCTTCCGGCTCGATCAGGTGCAGAACTTCTATCCGTCGCCGCTCGCTAACTCGACGACGATGTATTACACCGGTAAAAATCCGCTCGGGAAAATCGGCTACAAAAGCGAAGATGTGGTGGTGCCGAAAGGCGACCGTCAGCGACGGCTGCATAAAGCGCTGCTGCGCTATCACGATCCGGCTAACTGGCCGTTGATTCGCGAGGCGCTGGAAGCCATGGGCAAAAA